In Mycolicibacterium phocaicum, one DNA window encodes the following:
- a CDS encoding TetR/AcrR family transcriptional regulator, with protein MRARLLDATVECLVTYGYSGTTTQRVAEIAGVTRGAQVHHFRSKEDLVAAAVEHLAEQRVQAAIRDLGRVAANPDPVSTLLDYLWESHQGPVFVATLELWVASRTDPGLAENIDRVEPIVTGALISALAQLVPNRAAQKELRDLAFTAMDALRGILLSSFVDRDSERAQKRWKRVCSQLRGMFVDALDGSAVTAETSS; from the coding sequence ATGCGTGCGCGCCTGCTGGATGCCACCGTGGAATGCCTGGTCACCTACGGTTACTCCGGCACGACGACGCAACGCGTCGCGGAAATCGCCGGTGTCACGCGCGGTGCGCAGGTACACCATTTCCGTTCGAAGGAAGACCTGGTGGCGGCTGCTGTGGAGCATCTCGCCGAGCAGCGGGTGCAGGCCGCGATCCGGGATCTCGGGCGGGTAGCAGCGAACCCCGATCCGGTATCCACGTTGCTGGACTACCTGTGGGAATCGCACCAGGGGCCGGTTTTCGTTGCCACGCTCGAGCTTTGGGTGGCCTCCCGGACCGACCCAGGTCTGGCCGAGAATATCGATCGGGTAGAGCCCATCGTCACCGGCGCGTTGATCAGCGCGCTGGCGCAGCTGGTTCCGAATCGAGCTGCTCAGAAAGAACTGCGCGATCTGGCGTTCACGGCCATGGATGCGCTGCGGGGGATTCTCCTGTCGAGCTTTGTGGACCGCGATAGTGAACGGGCCCAGAAGCGCTGGAAGCGTGTGTGTAGCCAGCTGCGCGGCATGTTTGTCGACGCGCTCGACGGCAGTGCCGTCACTGCTGAAACCTCCTCTTAG
- a CDS encoding acyl-CoA dehydrogenase family protein → MIEWSESDELIRESVREFIAKEVEPHRDGLERGELSPYPVARKLFSEFGLDAVAAEAVKTMLDKERAKAEATAAGESESAKRSSGGMSDLGGQVSMAAVLVSEIAGVSIGLLSTIGVSLGLGAATIASRGTLAQKERWLPELVTLEKIAAWAITEPDAGSDAFGGMKTYVKRDGADYILNGQKTFITNGPDADVLIVYAKLDDGDPTADRRNRKVLTFVLEAGMPGLTQGKAFKKMGMMSSPTGELFFDNVRITPDRLLGETEDHGGGDGRESARANFAAERLGVALMALGIINECHRRCLDYAKTRTLWGQNIGQFQLIQLKLAKMEVARINVQNMVFQTLEKLQAGKIPSLSEASAVKLYSSEAATEVAMDAVQLFGGNGYMAEYRVEQLARDAKSLMIYAGSNEVQVTHIAKGLLAG, encoded by the coding sequence ATGATCGAGTGGTCCGAGTCCGACGAACTCATTCGCGAGAGCGTCCGCGAATTCATCGCCAAAGAAGTCGAGCCGCACCGCGATGGACTGGAACGCGGCGAGCTGTCACCGTATCCGGTCGCGCGAAAGCTGTTCAGCGAGTTCGGTCTCGACGCGGTGGCCGCGGAAGCGGTCAAGACCATGCTGGACAAGGAACGGGCCAAAGCGGAAGCGACTGCCGCTGGGGAATCCGAATCGGCGAAGCGCTCGTCCGGCGGTATGAGTGACCTGGGTGGCCAGGTGTCGATGGCCGCGGTACTGGTGTCCGAGATTGCCGGTGTCAGCATCGGTCTGCTCAGCACCATTGGGGTCAGCCTCGGCCTGGGGGCGGCGACCATCGCGAGCCGCGGCACGCTCGCGCAGAAGGAACGCTGGCTGCCGGAACTGGTGACGCTGGAGAAGATCGCGGCCTGGGCCATCACGGAACCGGATGCCGGTTCGGATGCCTTCGGCGGGATGAAGACCTACGTCAAACGCGACGGCGCGGACTACATCCTCAACGGCCAGAAGACCTTCATCACCAACGGACCCGACGCCGACGTGCTGATCGTCTACGCCAAATTGGACGACGGTGACCCAACTGCGGACCGCCGGAACCGCAAGGTGCTGACGTTCGTCCTCGAAGCCGGGATGCCGGGCCTCACGCAGGGCAAGGCCTTCAAGAAGATGGGCATGATGTCCTCGCCGACGGGTGAGCTGTTCTTCGACAATGTGCGCATCACACCGGACCGGTTGCTCGGGGAAACCGAAGATCATGGTGGCGGTGACGGGCGGGAGAGCGCTCGGGCGAACTTCGCGGCCGAGCGACTCGGCGTGGCGCTGATGGCATTGGGAATCATCAACGAATGTCACCGGCGCTGCCTGGATTACGCCAAGACCCGCACGCTGTGGGGCCAGAACATCGGTCAGTTCCAGCTGATCCAGCTCAAGCTGGCCAAGATGGAAGTCGCGCGGATCAACGTGCAGAACATGGTGTTCCAGACCCTGGAGAAGCTGCAGGCCGGCAAGATCCCGTCGCTGTCCGAGGCGTCGGCCGTGAAGCTGTACTCATCGGAAGCGGCGACCGAGGTGGCCATGGACGCCGTACAGCTCTTCGGCGGCAACGGATACATGGCCGAATACCGCGTCGAGCAGCTGGCGCGCGATGCCAAGTCGCTGATGATCTACGCGGGCAGCAACGAGGTTCAGGTGACCCACATCGCGAAGGGACTGCTGGCCGGATGA
- a CDS encoding type II toxin-antitoxin system Rv0910 family toxin, with product MGHIEATKQLSATPEALWSIVSDLSTWDKWFTIHEKWMCDVPATVTPGTTLTAKIVMLGMANKIEWKIERMDAPTTFALSGTGMAGVKASFEFTVTPSGDGSEFKVAGDFEGALVKGALAKAVEKDGAKQLDKTLEQLDTLAAAAV from the coding sequence ATGGGACACATCGAAGCCACCAAGCAGCTGTCCGCCACGCCGGAAGCGCTGTGGTCGATCGTTTCGGACCTCTCCACCTGGGACAAGTGGTTCACCATCCACGAGAAGTGGATGTGCGACGTGCCGGCGACCGTCACCCCGGGCACCACGCTGACCGCGAAGATCGTCATGCTCGGCATGGCCAACAAGATCGAGTGGAAGATCGAGCGGATGGACGCGCCGACGACGTTCGCGCTGTCCGGAACCGGGATGGCCGGAGTCAAAGCGTCGTTCGAATTCACTGTGACGCCCTCGGGCGACGGTTCGGAATTCAAGGTAGCCGGCGATTTCGAAGGTGCACTTGTCAAGGGCGCGCTGGCCAAGGCCGTCGAGAAGGACGGCGCCAAGCAGCTCGACAAGACGCTCGAGCAGCTCGACACCCTCGCTGCAGCGGCGGTTTGA
- the truB gene encoding tRNA pseudouridine(55) synthase TruB, with product MKAASKPAPPPGLVIVDKPAGMTSHDVVGRCRRLFGTRKVGHAGTLDPMATGVLVVGIERATKILGLLTATDKTYIATIRLGQTTSTEDAEGEVLQTVSAAHVTDGQIETAVAALRGEIDQVPSAVSAIKVDGERAYKLVREGKAPELAARRVRIERFTVDAVRRVEDFVDVDVTVDCSSGTYIRALARDVGAALGVGGHLTALRRTKVGRYGLDEARTLEQLTDAAELSYSLDAACLLGFPRRDLTDGETEDTRHGRALTPAGIDGTYAATAPDGRVIALLEDGPKRTSSVVVLRPATL from the coding sequence GTGAAGGCGGCGTCGAAGCCGGCTCCGCCGCCGGGGCTGGTGATCGTCGACAAGCCCGCCGGAATGACGAGCCACGACGTCGTCGGCAGGTGCCGGCGATTGTTCGGCACCCGCAAGGTCGGGCACGCCGGCACGCTCGACCCCATGGCGACCGGCGTGCTGGTGGTCGGCATCGAGCGTGCCACCAAGATCCTGGGCCTGCTGACCGCCACCGACAAGACGTATATCGCGACCATCCGGCTCGGGCAGACCACGTCGACCGAGGATGCCGAAGGGGAAGTGCTGCAGACGGTTTCGGCCGCGCACGTGACCGACGGGCAGATCGAAACCGCGGTCGCGGCATTGCGCGGTGAGATAGACCAGGTGCCGTCGGCCGTCAGTGCGATCAAGGTCGACGGCGAGCGGGCCTACAAGTTGGTGCGCGAAGGCAAGGCGCCTGAGTTGGCGGCCCGCCGGGTACGGATCGAACGCTTCACAGTGGACGCGGTGCGGCGGGTCGAGGATTTCGTCGATGTCGATGTCACGGTGGACTGCTCGTCGGGCACCTACATCCGGGCGCTGGCCCGTGACGTCGGTGCCGCGCTCGGCGTCGGTGGGCACCTGACGGCGTTGCGGCGCACCAAGGTTGGCCGCTACGGGCTGGACGAGGCGCGCACGCTGGAACAGCTGACCGATGCGGCCGAGTTGAGCTACTCGCTGGACGCGGCGTGCCTGCTGGGGTTCCCACGGCGCGACCTGACCGACGGCGAGACCGAGGACACGCGCCATGGCCGGGCTCTCACGCCGGCGGGTATCGACGGGACCTACGCTGCGACCGCGCCCGACGGGCGGGTCATCGCGCTGCTGGAGGACGGGCCCAAGCGCACCAGCAGCGTCGTGGTGCTGCGGCCGGCGACGTTGTAG
- a CDS encoding lipid-transfer protein: MPNKVYVVGVGMTKFEKPGARLNPDGSPWDYPDMARESGSEALADAGIDYREVQEAYVGYVYGESTSGQRAVYELGMTGIPVVNVNNNCSTGSTALYLAARAVRSGLADCALALGFEKMQPGSLGSTYDDREQPMAKHFLALAEISEVLFPPAPWMFGAAGREHMKQFVSTAEHFAKIGHKNHKHSVNNPYAQFQDEYSLDDILGARMIYDPLTKLQCSPTSDGSGAAILASEAFVDKHGLADRAVEIVGQAMTTDFENSFDGTCKALIGYHMNVAAAQQVYDQSGLGAEDFQVIELHDCFSANELLLYEALGLCGEGEAAKLIDNGDTTYGGRWVVNPSGGLISKGHPLGATGLAQCAELTWQLRGTADKRQVPGVTAALQHNIGLGGAAVVTAYQRAER; encoded by the coding sequence ATGCCCAACAAGGTGTATGTGGTCGGCGTCGGTATGACGAAGTTCGAGAAGCCCGGCGCTCGGCTCAATCCGGACGGCTCGCCCTGGGACTATCCGGATATGGCCCGCGAGTCCGGTTCAGAAGCGCTGGCAGATGCCGGGATTGACTATCGCGAGGTGCAAGAGGCCTACGTCGGCTACGTGTACGGCGAGTCGACATCGGGGCAGCGGGCGGTCTATGAGCTCGGTATGACAGGCATCCCGGTGGTCAACGTCAACAACAACTGTTCGACCGGATCGACAGCGTTGTACCTCGCGGCACGTGCGGTACGCAGCGGTCTGGCCGACTGCGCGCTTGCGCTCGGATTCGAGAAGATGCAGCCCGGTTCACTCGGTTCGACATATGACGACCGCGAGCAGCCCATGGCGAAGCACTTCCTGGCGCTGGCCGAGATCAGCGAGGTGCTTTTCCCGCCGGCGCCGTGGATGTTCGGCGCGGCCGGACGCGAGCACATGAAGCAATTCGTCTCCACCGCTGAGCATTTCGCAAAGATCGGCCACAAGAACCACAAGCATTCGGTCAACAACCCGTACGCGCAGTTCCAGGACGAATACAGCCTCGATGACATCCTCGGCGCGCGGATGATCTACGACCCGCTCACCAAGCTGCAGTGCTCGCCGACGTCGGACGGCTCCGGTGCGGCGATCCTCGCCAGCGAGGCGTTCGTCGACAAGCACGGGCTGGCCGATCGTGCGGTGGAGATCGTCGGGCAGGCGATGACCACCGACTTCGAGAACAGCTTCGACGGCACGTGCAAGGCACTGATCGGTTACCACATGAATGTCGCTGCCGCGCAGCAGGTTTACGACCAGTCGGGGCTCGGTGCCGAAGACTTCCAGGTCATCGAGTTGCACGACTGCTTCAGTGCCAACGAACTGCTGCTGTACGAGGCGTTGGGGCTGTGCGGCGAAGGTGAAGCCGCGAAGTTGATCGACAACGGCGACACCACCTACGGCGGGCGCTGGGTGGTCAACCCGTCCGGCGGGCTGATCTCCAAAGGCCACCCGCTCGGTGCCACCGGTCTGGCACAGTGCGCCGAACTCACCTGGCAGCTGCGCGGTACCGCCGATAAGCGTCAGGTACCGGGCGTCACCGCCGCTCTGCAGCACAACATCGGCCTGGGTGGGGCCGCCGTCGTCACTGCCTACCAGCGCGCCGAGCGCTGA
- a CDS encoding acyl-CoA synthetase, translating into MTQLLRQVRDARGMVEAALVLQRRGLVDICRPLEAVSASRGMRRYGSFGGLVGHVAARYGDAPALTDELGTANFTELEAVSNKLARGLADRGIGAGTVVGLLVRNHRALPLALFATGKVGARVVLLNTGFAAPQLADVCKRENVTAVIADDEFADLVDVLPDSVDRIVGWCGLAAVADGRSSDALPAPASIGGMVLLTSGTTGTPKGAPRNKVSPLQSAQLLDRIPWPSGGAYYVAAPMFHATGLATCSLGFALGNRVVLARRFDPEATLAAIEHHRVGALIVVPTMLSRILDLGPEVLARYDTSSLTVVFAAGSALSPDLCRRTMEAFGDVLYNLYGSTEVAVAAVATPSELRTAPGTVGRPPVGCTLAVYDENRRRITEPGRTGTLFVSSNLSFAGYTDGGHKECVDGLLSSGDTGHFDENGLWFVDGRDDDMIVSGGENVFPLEVENLLAGHPAVVETSVVGVDDLEFGKRLCAFVVRRPDADLDADQVRSYVRAELARHKVPRDVVFVDVLPRNETGKVLKAQLHKMVEQ; encoded by the coding sequence ATGACGCAGTTGCTGCGCCAGGTGCGGGACGCGCGTGGCATGGTCGAGGCGGCACTGGTGCTGCAGCGCCGGGGGTTGGTGGACATCTGCCGTCCGCTCGAGGCGGTGTCCGCCTCGCGGGGCATGCGCCGCTACGGGTCGTTCGGCGGCCTGGTCGGGCACGTCGCAGCCCGCTACGGCGATGCTCCAGCGCTCACCGACGAGCTCGGCACGGCGAACTTCACCGAGCTCGAAGCCGTGTCCAACAAGTTGGCGCGGGGACTCGCGGATCGCGGCATCGGCGCGGGCACCGTGGTCGGCCTGCTCGTGCGGAACCACCGAGCGCTTCCGCTGGCCCTGTTCGCCACCGGAAAGGTCGGCGCGAGAGTGGTTTTGCTCAATACCGGCTTTGCGGCACCGCAACTCGCCGACGTGTGCAAGCGCGAGAACGTCACCGCGGTGATCGCGGATGACGAGTTCGCCGACCTGGTCGACGTCCTGCCGGACAGTGTCGACCGCATCGTCGGCTGGTGCGGGCTGGCCGCGGTCGCCGACGGCCGGTCCTCCGACGCGTTGCCCGCGCCGGCTTCGATCGGCGGCATGGTGCTGCTCACCAGCGGTACCACCGGCACCCCCAAGGGCGCGCCGCGCAACAAGGTGAGTCCGCTGCAGTCTGCGCAGCTGCTGGACCGGATTCCGTGGCCGTCGGGCGGCGCCTATTACGTTGCGGCGCCGATGTTTCACGCCACCGGGCTGGCGACCTGTTCTCTCGGTTTTGCCCTCGGCAACCGAGTCGTGTTGGCCCGCCGATTCGACCCGGAGGCCACCCTGGCGGCGATCGAACACCACCGGGTGGGTGCGCTCATCGTGGTGCCCACGATGCTGAGTCGCATCCTCGATCTGGGGCCAGAGGTGCTGGCGCGCTACGACACCTCGTCCCTGACCGTTGTGTTCGCCGCGGGCTCGGCGCTGTCACCCGATCTGTGCCGTCGCACCATGGAAGCGTTCGGGGACGTGCTGTACAACTTGTACGGGTCGACAGAAGTTGCGGTCGCGGCCGTCGCGACGCCCAGCGAATTACGCACCGCGCCAGGCACCGTGGGTCGGCCGCCGGTCGGCTGCACGCTGGCCGTATACGACGAGAACCGGCGGCGAATCACCGAACCGGGCCGCACCGGAACGCTTTTCGTTTCCAGCAACTTGAGCTTCGCGGGCTACACCGACGGTGGACACAAGGAGTGCGTCGACGGGCTGCTGTCCTCGGGCGACACCGGTCATTTCGACGAGAACGGACTGTGGTTCGTCGACGGCCGCGACGACGACATGATCGTCTCCGGCGGCGAGAACGTCTTCCCGCTGGAGGTCGAGAATCTGCTCGCGGGCCACCCCGCCGTCGTCGAGACCTCGGTGGTCGGGGTGGATGACCTGGAATTCGGAAAGCGGCTGTGCGCGTTCGTAGTACGCCGTCCCGACGCCGATCTCGATGCCGACCAGGTCAGGAGCTACGTACGCGCGGAGTTGGCTCGGCACAAGGTGCCGCGCGACGTCGTGTTCGTCGACGTATTGCCACGCAACGAAACCGGCAAGGTCCTCAAAGCACAACTGCACAAGATGGTGGAGCAATGA
- a CDS encoding SDR family oxidoreductase, whose product MGALEGRIAVITGAGRGIGREHALLFAREGARVVVNDLGGSNAGEGADAGPAQEVVDEIRAAGGTAVANTDNIATWDGAAGLIEQAVSEFGGLDVVVNNAGILRDGFIPTMDESQWDAVVSVHLKGHFSVLRHAAAYWKAQSKTGNQPNAAVINTASGSGLTIPNAGQVNYGAAKAGIAAMTLVAAEELERYGVRANAIAPIARTRLTLATPGMGALMAEPDDGEVDLFSPANISPLVAYLATEKCPLTGKVFAVQGGAISELGGWHDVTTIETDGLWEIDDIAVKLS is encoded by the coding sequence ATGGGAGCTTTGGAAGGACGCATCGCCGTCATCACCGGTGCCGGCCGCGGCATCGGCCGCGAGCACGCGCTGCTGTTCGCTCGCGAGGGTGCGCGCGTCGTGGTCAATGACCTCGGCGGCAGCAACGCCGGCGAGGGTGCCGACGCCGGACCGGCGCAGGAGGTCGTCGACGAGATTCGCGCGGCCGGTGGAACGGCCGTCGCCAATACCGACAACATCGCGACGTGGGACGGCGCCGCCGGCCTCATCGAACAGGCCGTCAGCGAGTTCGGGGGCCTCGACGTGGTGGTCAACAACGCCGGGATTCTGCGCGATGGTTTCATCCCGACCATGGACGAATCCCAATGGGACGCTGTGGTTTCGGTGCACCTCAAGGGTCACTTCTCGGTGCTGCGGCATGCTGCGGCCTATTGGAAGGCGCAGAGCAAGACAGGCAATCAGCCCAACGCCGCTGTCATCAACACTGCGTCGGGATCGGGCCTGACGATCCCGAACGCCGGGCAGGTGAACTACGGCGCGGCCAAGGCGGGCATCGCGGCGATGACATTGGTTGCCGCCGAAGAGCTCGAGCGATACGGCGTGCGGGCCAACGCCATTGCCCCGATCGCCCGCACCAGGCTCACCCTCGCCACTCCGGGCATGGGTGCCCTCATGGCTGAGCCTGACGATGGTGAAGTCGACCTGTTCAGCCCGGCGAACATCTCGCCGCTGGTGGCGTACCTGGCCACCGAGAAGTGCCCGCTGACCGGCAAGGTCTTCGCGGTGCAGGGCGGCGCGATCTCCGAGCTCGGCGGCTGGCACGACGTGACGACGATCGAGACCGACGGACTGTGGGAGATCGACGACATCGCGGTGAAGCTCTCATGA
- a CDS encoding metallophosphoesterase family protein: MSTQPTLWAISDLHIGHTGNKPVTESLHPASPDDWLIVAGDVAERTDDIRWSLDLLRKRFAKVIWVPGNHELWTTNKDPMQIFGKARYDYLVDMCDQMGIVTPEHPFPVWTGPGGAATIVPMFLLYDYSFLPAGTATKAEGLALAKERNVVGTDEFLLSSEPYATRDAWCRDRLNVTRKKLDDLDWMESTVLVNHFPLVREPCDAMFYPEFSLWCGTTATKDWHTRYNAICSVYGHLHIPRTTYYDGVRFEEVSVGYPREWRRRKPYRWMRQILPDPQYPPGYLNDFGGHFEITQEMREHAQKMQDRINSRRL; encoded by the coding sequence GTGTCGACTCAGCCGACCCTTTGGGCAATCAGTGACCTGCACATCGGGCACACCGGAAACAAGCCGGTCACCGAGTCGCTGCACCCGGCCTCACCGGACGACTGGCTGATCGTCGCCGGCGACGTCGCCGAGCGCACCGACGACATCCGGTGGTCCCTCGACCTGCTGCGCAAGCGCTTCGCCAAAGTGATCTGGGTGCCGGGCAACCACGAACTGTGGACCACCAACAAGGACCCGATGCAGATCTTCGGGAAGGCCCGCTACGACTACCTGGTCGACATGTGCGACCAGATGGGCATCGTGACGCCCGAGCATCCGTTCCCGGTCTGGACCGGCCCGGGCGGCGCGGCGACCATCGTGCCGATGTTCCTGCTGTACGACTACAGCTTCTTGCCCGCGGGCACCGCGACGAAGGCCGAGGGTCTCGCGCTGGCCAAGGAGCGCAACGTCGTCGGGACCGATGAGTTCCTGCTGTCGAGCGAGCCGTACGCCACCCGGGACGCGTGGTGCCGCGACCGGCTGAACGTCACCCGCAAGAAGCTCGACGACCTGGACTGGATGGAGTCGACGGTTCTGGTCAATCACTTCCCGCTGGTGCGCGAACCCTGCGACGCCATGTTCTATCCGGAGTTCTCGCTGTGGTGCGGCACCACCGCGACCAAGGACTGGCACACCCGCTACAACGCCATCTGCTCGGTGTACGGCCACCTGCACATTCCGCGCACCACCTACTACGACGGGGTGCGGTTCGAGGAGGTCTCGGTCGGCTATCCGCGAGAGTGGCGGCGCCGCAAGCCTTATCGGTGGATGCGCCAAATCCTGCCGGACCCCCAGTACCCACCCGGCTACCTCAACGACTTCGGTGGCCACTTCGAGATCACCCAGGAAATGCGGGAGCACGCGCAGAAGATGCAGGACCGAATCAATTCGAGGCGGTTGTGA
- a CDS encoding alpha/beta hydrolase fold domain-containing protein: MMAFDRLTANSVARLTIGAALRFLMANPRLITLIRPVANSAIVGVSPVVAGTVVAPATGPLSGEWVRAPGARDGDGVVLVLHGSGYLICSPRTHRGFASHLSRSSGLPALVVGYPLAPERTFPAAEDAAMTAYRWLLTQGYDPSKVVIAGDSAGGHLAVAVALRARAEGLPTPAALALWGPLIDPSYRASIADPRVRRQPFDPQAAARALALYVGDADPADPRLCLLNADLSALPSIQLHYGTREVMRADAEAFAARVTASGGHCEQRLWPGLAHAYWMFPRRKDGSLDSMMTGGVFLRAAVAQPDRPMAKE; the protein is encoded by the coding sequence ATGATGGCGTTCGACCGGTTGACGGCGAATTCGGTTGCGCGGCTGACCATCGGTGCCGCTTTGCGGTTTCTGATGGCCAACCCGCGGCTGATCACGCTGATCCGGCCGGTCGCCAACTCGGCGATCGTCGGCGTCAGCCCCGTCGTGGCCGGCACGGTGGTGGCGCCGGCGACGGGACCGCTGTCCGGTGAGTGGGTCCGAGCGCCCGGCGCTCGTGACGGCGATGGTGTCGTGCTGGTGCTGCACGGCAGTGGCTATCTGATCTGTTCGCCGCGCACACACCGGGGTTTCGCATCGCATCTGTCACGCTCCTCGGGTCTGCCCGCACTGGTGGTCGGCTATCCATTGGCGCCGGAGCGCACTTTCCCCGCTGCGGAGGATGCGGCGATGACGGCGTATCGCTGGCTACTGACCCAGGGTTACGACCCGAGCAAAGTGGTGATCGCGGGTGATTCGGCGGGCGGGCACCTCGCGGTGGCGGTGGCCTTGCGCGCCAGGGCCGAGGGACTGCCCACGCCGGCCGCGCTCGCCTTGTGGGGTCCACTGATCGACCCGTCGTACCGCGCTTCGATCGCCGATCCCCGGGTGCGCCGGCAGCCCTTCGATCCGCAGGCCGCCGCCCGCGCCCTGGCGCTGTATGTCGGGGATGCGGACCCGGCGGATCCGCGGCTGTGTCTGCTGAACGCCGACCTGTCAGCGCTGCCGTCCATCCAATTGCACTACGGAACAAGGGAAGTCATGCGAGCGGATGCCGAGGCGTTCGCCGCGCGGGTGACGGCGTCGGGAGGTCATTGCGAACAGCGCCTGTGGCCGGGTTTGGCACACGCCTACTGGATGTTCCCGCGCCGCAAGGACGGAAGTTTGGACAGCATGATGACCGGTGGGGTGTTTCTGCGTGCCGCTGTGGCTCAGCCCGACCGGCCCATGGCGAAGGAGTAG
- the pptT gene encoding 4'-phosphopantetheinyl transferase PptT, with the protein MLLTQVLPDVVATAETYSDPGDLVPLPEEEPLIARSVAKRRNEFITVRHCAREALGKLDVGPVPILKGDKGEPCWPDGIVGSLTHCEGFRGAVVARAAEVRSVGIDAEPHGVLPKGVLGAIALPAEQDTIGTLEGDLHWDRILFCAKEATYKAWFPLTHRWLGFEDAHITFELDSSGSSGTFLSRILIDPAAESGPPLIELPGRFTVSNGLVLTAISL; encoded by the coding sequence ATGTTGCTGACCCAGGTGCTGCCCGACGTGGTGGCCACCGCCGAGACGTATTCGGACCCGGGCGATCTCGTGCCGCTACCGGAGGAAGAGCCCCTGATCGCCCGGTCGGTGGCCAAGCGCCGCAACGAGTTCATCACCGTGCGACACTGCGCGCGTGAAGCACTGGGCAAGCTCGATGTCGGCCCGGTCCCGATCCTCAAGGGCGACAAGGGCGAACCGTGCTGGCCCGACGGGATCGTCGGCAGCCTGACGCACTGCGAGGGTTTCCGCGGCGCGGTGGTGGCGCGGGCCGCGGAGGTGCGCTCAGTCGGTATCGACGCCGAACCGCACGGGGTGCTGCCCAAGGGCGTGCTGGGTGCGATTGCCCTGCCGGCCGAACAGGACACCATCGGGACGCTCGAGGGCGACCTGCACTGGGACCGAATCCTGTTCTGCGCCAAGGAGGCGACGTACAAGGCCTGGTTCCCGCTGACCCACCGCTGGCTGGGTTTCGAGGACGCGCACATCACGTTCGAGCTGGATTCGTCGGGGAGTTCGGGCACGTTCCTGTCCCGCATCCTCATCGACCCGGCCGCCGAGTCCGGCCCGCCGCTGATTGAATTGCCGGGCCGCTTCACCGTGTCGAACGGCCTTGTCCTGACGGCGATCTCGCTGTGA
- a CDS encoding MaoC/PaaZ C-terminal domain-containing protein, producing MADEELVFDDTGLNKWTEDDHFEVTREHLIDYAKATNDPIRAHLAGDVAPPIFAIVPVFESLLTPTVDVAPVELIPRVVHGEQDFHFHRPIYPGDKLVSRGMMLGYEGLENGTRASVYLECRTDDGDLVNEQYVTCFFRGFNAGKKIGELGPEHKFDATLRDQAPLAKVIQHVDADQTFRYSPASGDPMPIHLDEEVAKDAGLPGIIAHGLCTMAFTSWAVLTEVGGEDVNRLKRFAVRFSKMVFPGDDLETRIWQAGRGSHTTKYAFETVRNGSAGEEFAITDGLAVIAD from the coding sequence ATGGCCGACGAGGAACTTGTGTTCGACGACACCGGCCTGAACAAATGGACCGAGGACGACCACTTCGAGGTCACCCGCGAGCACCTTATCGATTATGCAAAGGCCACCAATGACCCCATCCGGGCACACCTCGCCGGTGATGTGGCCCCGCCGATATTCGCGATCGTGCCGGTCTTCGAATCGCTGCTGACCCCGACGGTCGACGTGGCGCCCGTGGAATTGATCCCGCGGGTCGTCCACGGCGAGCAGGACTTTCATTTCCACCGGCCCATCTATCCCGGCGACAAGCTGGTGTCGCGGGGCATGATGCTCGGCTACGAAGGGCTCGAGAACGGCACCCGGGCATCCGTGTATCTGGAATGCCGCACGGATGACGGTGATCTGGTGAACGAGCAGTACGTGACGTGCTTCTTCCGAGGTTTCAACGCCGGCAAGAAGATCGGGGAGTTGGGCCCGGAGCACAAATTCGACGCCACGCTGCGGGACCAGGCTCCGCTGGCCAAGGTCATTCAGCACGTCGATGCCGATCAGACGTTCCGGTACTCACCGGCATCGGGCGACCCGATGCCGATCCACCTCGATGAGGAAGTCGCCAAGGACGCCGGCCTGCCGGGCATCATCGCCCATGGCCTGTGCACCATGGCCTTCACCTCATGGGCCGTGCTGACCGAGGTCGGCGGCGAAGATGTCAACCGACTCAAGCGATTTGCCGTGCGGTTCTCCAAGATGGTGTTCCCGGGCGACGATCTGGAGACCCGTATCTGGCAGGCCGGCCGCGGTAGTCACACGACGAAATATGCGTTCGAGACCGTGAGAAATGGCAGCGCCGGCGAGGAATTCGCCATCACCGACGGCCTGGCCGTAATCGCCGACTAG